A window of the Trichoderma asperellum chromosome 4, complete sequence genome harbors these coding sequences:
- a CDS encoding uncharacterized protein (EggNog:ENOG41~TransMembrane:7 (o57-73i80-100o112-131i143-162o223-246i297-317o337-358i)), which produces MPALSWAESLGDAAVSHHSILSASLASAGNATNPTDDVLKVVCAWPVSGQYGPGSRVLYYVLIAACVFARRAVWIKNACLAAALLLPAVAAVHGIVLAALHRDEAVDMDVYGAFQLCSIAILVAPMTVRLSKTYFNARGRNTIFFWAGLILAGLLSLTIEFYRIQTYPCPQDDQGIPISKNPSKFPYGDNTTCGLHCAVGDGPSSPMRQGSANNIYVIPVPRVLTFGTATLLAAGCCVHTIVWMASMTDKVFENHRGLAARLRLGSGIDDTPADEPISGTNGATKGTMKGVNNKIRYFLSVVAIPVFGGAGLAIIIVGEINFFSGPVSYQVEPLASIGQWAPIVGTGFAAIGSLYLVLAADVEAVIGESHPHAVHECKCSHQHLEYQSRHGSPATDSSSTDRDGQSQSHGESSPPETPESVHFPAVRHADTGFSTVSSYRALDRMSTMQTGISNDAPTIDRHISSGSTAHRASTVDSGSRRKVARMLVSVGSALGNKAHNWVDDYDKSGKALDFPEVPGEFWRNERLPDIRNIYNLPRDADGNATPLPRSRSRAGSYRGASPQPGLSLSRSHSLARPARSLSRQNRASTLPGANSSGLQNDSPPPSPTQTRGRQRMRSDTLKVPTLGHHNTLNIHYPEIATPAVAMSGGRSLPPSPSDNGDDGGDHEEPPHAMPAATSPAICPSQEHTHTSHSPSA; this is translated from the exons ATGCCGGCGCTTTCTTGGGCTGAGTCgcttggtgatgctgctgtctcTCATCACAGCATTTTATCGGCTTCTCTCGCGTCCGCAGGCAACGCCACGAATCCTACCGACGATGTCTTGAAAGTAGTCTGCGCATGGCCCGTTTCTGGCCAATATGGTCCGGGATCGAGAGTCTT GTACTACGTGCTTATAGCAGCGTGCGTGTTTGCTCGAAGAGCCGTGTGGATAAAAAATGCTTGCTTGGCTGCAGCGCTGCTCCTCCCGGCCGTAGCCGCAGTTCATGGCATTGTCCTTGCAGCTCTGCATCGAGACG AAGCTGTAGACATGGACGTGTACGGCGCCTTTCAGCTGTGCTCGATTGCCATTCTGGTCGCTCCAATGACAGTCAGACTGTCTAAGACTTACTTCAACGCCCGTGGCCGCAACACAATCTTTTTCTGGGCAGGTCTGATTCTTGCAG GACTCCTTAGCCTGACCATCGAATTCTACCGAATCCAGACCTATCCCTGTCCTCAGGATGACCAAGGAATACCAATCTCTAAAAATCCATCAAAATTCCCTTACGGCGATAACACAACATGCGGGCTGCATTGCGCCGTAGGAGATGGACCATCTTCTCCTATGAGACAAGGATCGGCAAACAACATTTACGTGATACCTGTGCCTAGAGTTCTCACATTTGGCACTGCCACACTACTAGCGGCCGGTTGCTGCGTCCATACCATCGTCTGGATGGCGTCTATGACAGACAAGGTATTCGAAAACCATCGGGGCCTCGCAGCTCGCCTTCGCCTTGGCAGCGGGATTGACGATACTCCAGCTGATGAGCCCATCTCGGGCACCAATGGCGCAACAAAGGGGACTATGAAGGGCGTGAACAACAAAATTCGCTACTTCCTCTCCGTCGTGGCCATTCCCGTTTTTGGGGGCGCAGGGCTTGCTATTATTATCGTAGGAGAGATTAATTTTTTCAGCGGTCCAGTCTCTTATCAGGTCGAGCCTCTCGCAAGCATTG GCCAGTGGGCACCCATTGTTGGAACAGGATTTGCTGCCATAGGATCCCTTTATCTTGTCCTTGCAGCCGATGTAGAGGCCGTCATAGGAGAATCCCATCCCCATGCCGTTCATGAGTGCAAATGTTCCCATCAGCACCTTGAATATCAAAGTCGACACGGGTCTCCTGCTACagattcttcttcaactgaTCGAGATGGCCAGTCTCAGAGCCATGGAGAAAGTAGTCCCCCAGAAACACCCGAGTCAGTCCATTTTCCAGCAGTGAGGCATGCCGATACAGGATTCTCTACTGTCTCATCATACCGCGCTCTCGACAGGATGTCGACCATGCAAACTGGCATCTCCAATGATGCACCAACCATCGACCGACACATATCTTCAGGCAGCACAGCGCACCGAGCTTCCACAGTAGACTCGGGCAGCAGACGCAAGGTTGCCAGGATGCTTGTTTCTGTAGGCAGCGCACTCGGCAATAAGGCGCACAACTGGGTCGATGATTATGATAAATCTGGCAAAGCTCTTGATTTCCCAGAGGTTCCTGGAGAGTTTTGGAGAAATGAACGACTACCAGACATTCGAAATATTTATAACCTCCCTCGAGATGCAGATGGCAACGCTACTCCCTTACCACGCTCTCGTTCCCGGGCGGGCAGTTATAGAGGAGCATCGCCTCAGCCGGGACTATCGCTCTCCCGTTCTCATTCCCTTGCGCGACCTGCACGCTCTCTATCACGGCAAAACCGGGCAAGCACTTTGCCAGGAGCCAATTCATCCGGGCTTCAGAATGATAGCCCACCTCCATCACCTACCCAGACCAGAGGGAGGCAGAGGATGAGGAGTGACACCCTTAAAGTTCCTACATTGGGCCATCACAACACCTTGAACATTCACTACCCCGAAATAGCTACACCTGCGGTAGCTATGAGCGGAGGTCGAAGCCTTCCGCCAAGCCCAAGCGacaatggtgatgatggaggTGATCATGAAGAGCCTCCTCATGCTATGCCAGCTGCTACCTCACCCGCCATTTGTCCATCGCAAGAGCATACGCACACTTCACACTCACCTTCAGCATAG
- the PGK1 gene encoding phosphoglycerate kinase (BUSCO:EOG092D2HF9) produces MSLSNKLSITDVDVKGKRVLIRVDFNVPLDENKNITNPQRIVGAIPTIKHALDNGAKAVILMSHLGRPNGAVNAKYSLKPVVPKLQELLGKPVTFAPDCVGPEVEAIVNNADNGAVILLENLRFHIEEEGSAKDKEGNKTKADKAKVEEFRKGLTALGDVYVNDAFGTAHRAHSSMVGVDLPQKAAGFLMKKELDYFAKALESPQRPFLAILGGAKVSDKIQLIDNLLDKVNTLIICGGMAFTFKKVQDNLAIGDSLFDKAGAETVPKLVEKAKAKNVKIVLPVDFITADKFDKDASTGFATDKDGIPDGWMGLDCGKESVKLFKEAIDEAKTILWNGPAGVFEFEKFAGGTKATLDAAVEGCKNGKIVIIGGGDTATVAAKYGVEDQLSHVSTGGGASLELLEGKELPGVTALSSK; encoded by the exons ATGTCTCTCTCCAACAAGCTGTCCATCACCGACGTCGACGTCAAGGGCAAGAGGGTCCTGATTCGG GTCGACTTCAACGTGCCCCTCGATGAGAACAAGAACATCACCAACCCCCAGCGCATTGTCGGCGCCATCCCCACCATCAAGCACGCTCTCGACAATGGCGCCAAGGCTGTCATCCTGATGTCCCACCTCGGACGTCCCAATGGCGCTGTCAACGCCAAGTACTCTCTTAAGCCCGTTGTTCCCAAGCTGCAGGAGCTCCTGGGCAAGCCCGTCACTTTTGCTCCTGACTGCGTCGGCCCCGAGGTCGAGGCCATTGTCAACAACGCCGATAACGGTGCCGTTATCCTGCTGGAGAACCTCCGATTCCAcattgaggaggagggcaGCGCCAAGGATAAGGAGGGCAACAAGACCAAGgccgacaaggccaaggttgAGGAGTTCCGCAAGGGCCTGACTGCTCTGGGAGACGTCTACGTCA ACGATGCTTTCGGCACTGCTCACCGTGCTCACTCTTCCATGGTTGGCGTTGACCTGCCCCAGAAGGCTGCCGGCTTCCTCATGAAGAAGGAGCTCGACTACTTCGCCAAGGCTCTCGAGTCCCCTCAGCGACCTTTCCTTGCCATTCTCGGTGGTGCCAAGGTCTCTGACAAGATCCAGCTCATCGACAACCTGCTGGACAAGGTCAACACACTCATCATCTGCGGTGGCATGGCTTTCACCTTCAAGAAGGTCCAGGACAACCTCGCCATTGGCGACTCTCTCTTCGACAAGGCTGGTGCCGAGACCGTTCCCAAGCTGGtcgagaaggccaaggccaagaacgTCAAGATTGTCCTGCCTGTCGACTTCATCACTGCCGACAAGTTCGACAAGGACGCCAGCACTGGCTTCGCTACTGACAAGGACGGTATTcctgatggatggatgggccTTGACTGTGGTAAGGAGTCCGTTAAACTGTTCAAGGAGGCCATTGATGAGGCCAAGACCATCCTGTGGAACGGCCCTGCCGGTGTCTTTGAGTTTGAGAAGTTTGCTGGCGGCACCAAGGCCACCCTCGACGCCGCTGTCGAGGGCTGCAAGAACGGCAAGATTGTCATCATCGGCGGTGGTGACACTGCTACCGTCGCCGCCAAGTATGGCGTCGAGGACCAGCTGAGCCACGTCTCCACCGGTGGCGGTGCCAGCTTGGAGCTGTTGGAGGGCAAGGAGCTCCCTGGTGTTACTGCTCTGTCCAGTAAGTAA
- a CDS encoding uncharacterized protein (EggNog:ENOG41~TransMembrane:2 (o286-309i329-349o)): protein MSRLAGWFRSSGKTENGSNTSLAATDSIAKEKENLVEAMNWIELIMNDDIDGAWDKLQTGDSSFHEMGSAVAFFMRSVLGFEKQIMTEATARLNDCETRAWSDLKRAQKHGAAYNSSKLYPPGTEYELIIAETQLMGAVVGVLHESLVEAMKSFYKLRKAFLTLDAIVASEEKIFKKPTPGSSRTSLSLTSDDSGTESSGTTPTPSGSDSDAFVDARETLSGQQTPSDQTDASSTSAASKLEKLTISKLDDTSKLSLRSRDSDLSSDIELDNPVDKFIHSGANMCFGVLLLILSLIPPAFSRILSIVGFHGDRRRAVKMLWKSAAHSNINGAVAGMMLLVYYNGLLGAADILPDRKDYDDDAEAVGPPIEKCEQLLADMRRRYPDSQLWRIEESRMLANERKITEALELLKSGKESRMKQVAALSNFELSLDSMMSYEWVLMRDSFLKCLEVNDWSPSLYYYLAGCASLELYRDAFHSSDKDEARRQKAKAEEFFRKAPTVTGKKRLMARQLPLETFLQRKVQKWEDRAKALGADLADVVGSSPALEMCYVWNGQKRMGTVQLEKGLDYLKWERCTTSKEVVAKIQEEKDEMAVWAVSMASLLRGAGKLDEARKLLQEKVIAHDRSVFKGASRDDYVLPSATYELGAIAWAECCNPPEGEAKEILEYRRKKMLECEEQLNKVKVWEAYVLDTRIGLRAQSGLETLVWFKKKNGW, encoded by the exons ATGAGTCGTTTAGCCGGATGGTTCCGCTCCAGCGGAAAAACCGAAAATGGTTCAAACACAAGCCTCGCGGCCACTGATAGCATcgcaaaggagaaggaaaatttGGTGGAGGCGATGAATTGGATCGAGCTCATCATGAACGATGACATTGACGGCGCCTGGGACAAACTACAGACGGGCGACTCTTCGTTTCATGAAATGGGCTCCGCGGTGGCGTTTTTCATGCGATCTGTCCTGGGCTTTGAGAAACAGATCATGACCGAAGCCACGGCAAGATTGAATGACTGCGAGACCAGGGCTTGGTCAGATCTCAAACGGGCGCAGAAGCATGGTGCTGCTTATAACAGCAGTAAGCTGTACCCGCCGGGAACCGAGTACGAACTGATCATCGCCGAGACGCAGCTGATGGGCGCGGTTGTTGGCGTTCTGCACGAGAGTCTGGTAGAGGCCATGAAGAGTTTCTACAAGCTGCGAAAGGCTTTCTTGACGCTTGACGCTATTGTGGCGTCTGAGGAAAAGATTTTTAAGAAGCCTACCCCAGGCTCATCTCGCACGTCGCTTAGCCTGACGAGCGATGATTCCGGGACGGAATCCAGTGGAACTACGCCTACGCCCAGTGGAAGCGACTCTGATGCTTTCGTAGATGCCAGGGAAACTCTGTCTGGACAGCAGACCCCAAGCGACCAGACTGATGCATCGTCGACATCGGCGGCCTcaaagctggagaagctaaCCATCAGCAAGTTGGACGATACATCGAAGCTGAGCCTACGATCCAGAGATTCTGACTTGAGCTCAGATATCGAACTGGATAATCCCGTCGACAAGTTCATTCACTCTGGGGCCAACATGTGTTTTGGAGTTTTGTTGCTTATCCTTAGTCTTATCCCTCCCGCGTTCTCACGCATTCTCTCCATTGTTGGATTTCACGGAGACCGCCGGCGAGCTGTTAAAATGCTCTGGAAGTCCGCTGCGCACTCTAATATCAACGGCGCCGTGGCGGGTATGATGCTGTTAGTGTATTACAACGGGCTGCTTGGAGCCGCGGACATTCTACCGGATCGCAAGGATtatgatgacgatgccgagGCTGTTGGGCCACCGATCGAAAAATGCGAGCAGCTCTTGGCTGATATGCGACGACGGTATCCCGATTCACAGCTGTGGCGGATAGAGGAATCGAGAATGCTGGCAAACGAACGAAAGATTACCGAGGCGTTGGAATTGCTCAAATCGGGCAAGGAGTCGAGAATGAAGCAGGTTGCTGCTCTTAGCAACTTCGAGCTATCACTGGACTCGATGATGTCTTACGAATGGGTGCTGATGCGCGATTCATTTTTGAAGTGCTTGGAAGTCAATGACTGGAGTCCGTCACTCTACTACTACCTGGCTGGCTGCGCGTCTTTGGAGCTTTACCGAGACGCCTTTCACAGTAGCGACAAGGACGAGGCCAGACGGCAAAAGGCCAAAGCAGAAGAGTTCTTCCGCAAAGCTCCCACGGTGACGGGCAAGAAGCGACTGATGGCGCGCCAGCTGCCTCTGGAGACATTCTTACAGCGAAAGGTTCAGAAGTGGGAAGACCGGGCCAAAGCTCTAGGGGCTGATTTGGCGGATGTTGTTGGATCGAGCCCTGCACTGGAGATGTGCTACGTGTGGAATGGACAGAAGCGCATGGGCACGgtgcagctggagaagggtCTTGACTACCTCAAGTGGGAGAGATGCACGACGAGCAAAGAAGTCGTAGCCAAGAttcaggaagagaaggatgaAATGGCTGTCTGGGCAGTGAGCATGGCATCGCTGCTGAGAGGCGCGGGTAAGCTGGATGAGGCGAGAAAGTTGCTTCAGGAGAAGGTTATCGCCCATGACCG ATCTGTCTTCAAGGGCGCATCCAGAGACGACTATGTCTTGCCATCGGCGACTTACGAACTGGGCGCCATAGCATGGGCTGAGTGCTGTAATCCTCCAGAGGGCGAAGCGAAGGAAATTCTGGAGTACAGACGCAAGAAGATGCTGGAATGCGAGGAGCAGCTCAACAAAGTCAAGGTTTGGGAGGCGTACGTCTTGGATACGAGAATTGGCCTGAGGGCGCAGAGCGGATTGGAAACTCTGGTTTggttcaagaagaagaatgggtGGTGA
- a CDS encoding uncharacterized protein (SECRETED:SignalP(1-17)) produces MLLRLLLHIVKHVPSLARPADPVQHAPRAVIGRSFPCVVDGRALNNPAHDDARDDGVARHGEGLLDGADGQDEEVREDVRPQQDRREIERQEAVAEQRQRMVGHEAEAEGRAGLCVGVALVAPGQPAVGFAVVQDEAVDVVEERLARREQDEDVLEDAPREGQRGGCFEDGLVEDEDEGEAEPAFDGGDDGEVEEHQAEELGEGCCVAGRQGGAAAVLDGLGEAGQRDVEEEGGERGHEEEDYSDGEDAEDVDDDGRLGEHEGGPGHVEEEEVEGGGPGGEGWAEEVCEYGEGEEDVHFFFLFFFFIKWMDIYMVVMDDINAAAAASGVCVGGEKLQAPCMYV; encoded by the coding sequence ATGCTTCTCCGCCTCCTTCTTCACATCGTCAAGCACGTCCCTTCCCTTGCTCGTCCCGCTGACCCAGTCCAGCATGCCCCACGAGCCGTAATTGGACGTTCCTTTCCCTGCGTAGTGGATGGCCGAGCGCTGAACAACCCCGCCCATGATGATGCCCGGGACGATGGTGTAGCCCGACATGGCGAGGGTCTCCTCGACGGTGCAGATGGTCAGGACGAGGAAGTACGTGAGGATGTGCGGCCGCAGCAGGACCGCCGAGAGATAGAGCGGCAGGAAGCGGTAgcagagcagcggcagcggatGGTCGGCCATGAGGCGGAGGCTGAAGGGCGCGCCGGCCTTTGCGTGGGCGTAGCTCTGGTGGCGCCTGGACAGCCAGCGGTAGGATTTGCCGTTGTGCAGGACGAAGCGGTGGATGTAGTAGAGGAGCGTCTCGCGCGCCGAGAGCAGGACGAGGACGTGCTTGAAGATGCCCCACGGGAGGGGCAGCGTGGTGGTTGTTTTGAAGACGGGCTCgtggaagacgaggatgaaggCGAAGCTGAGCCCGCCTTCGATGGcggtgacgatggcgaggTTGAGGAGCACCAGGCCGAGGAGCTTGGCGAGGGATGCTGCGTCGCGGGGCGGCAGGGCGGAGCGGCCGCCGTGCTTGATGGTCTCGGCGAGGCTGGGCAGCGAGACGTCGAAGAGGAGGGTGGCGAGCGAGGgcacgaggaagaagactaTTCGGATGGCGAGGATGCCGAAGATGTGGACGACGATGGGCGGCTGGGAGAGCACGAGGGTGGACCAGGTCatgtagaagaagaggaggttgAGGGAGGTGGACCAGGAGGTGAGGGCTGGGCCGAGGAAGTATGTGAATAtggggagggagaagaggacgtccattttttttttcttttttttttttttataaagtggatggatatatatatggtggtgatggatgatatcaatgcagctgcagcagcttctggtGTTTGTGTTGGCGGTGAGAAGTTGCAAGctccatgtatgtatgtatga